The DNA region GAACAGATCGGGCCGCGTCACCGTCGTTTCGAACACGCCGGGACCCGCGACAAAGCCATACGAGCGGCGCGAGTCGACATGCGTGTTGGTCTCCGTGCGCACGCGCACGAACGGGTAGCACGCGCGCACGCGCCGGTCGAACGGTTCGTTGCGGCGATAGCGCGCGAACGCATCGCGCAGGAACGACGTGTTCGCTTCATAGATGGCGGAGAGGCGCGTGACGGCGTCGGCTGCATCGCCGAAGGCCTCGGTCGGGAACGCGTTTGCGGGCATATGCACCGCGCGTTGATTGGTCTCGTAGTTCATCTTCGTTCGCCTCGATTGATGCAATGACATTACCACGGAACCCACCGCTTTTCGATGTGCCCGCGCCCGCGCATCGCGGGTTAGCGTGTTGCCGCGCACGCAGGGCGGCCCTTTCTGCAGCTCGCGCGGGAAGCGCGCAAAATAAGGCTATCGCCCGTTGTTCATGCCCGTGGGCAGCAGTGGATTTGCTAGAATTGGGCCACCTAATCGGAGAAACACCATGAAGCCGCTCTTCCCCGTCGCCGTTGCGCTGATGCTCGCCGTCAGCGGCGTCGCGATGGCTGCCCAGCCTGCCCCGTCCGCGCAAGAGGCGCAGGCAGCCGCAGACGCCCAAGCCGCCGCCAACGAACGGGCCGGCCTGCCGGATCTGAGAGCGATCAACCGCCCCGCGGCCGAAGTCAGCTCGAAAGTCGAGATCAACCAGCCGCGCACGCCGAGCTTCCACGAACGCAGCGGCAACGGTACCGAAATCACCGAGTACCGCGACAAGGGCAAGCCCGTCGAAATCGACGTGCGCTCGAACTTCGGCACGCGCTACCAGATGAGCGCGCCGACCGACACGTCGCCGCGCGTGTACGAATCCGGCAAGCCGCCCGCGCGCCTGCCGTCCGTGAACCTGCATTACTGATTGCCCCGAGAGCCGGCGCGCTGCCTTTTGGCGTGCGCGCCGGCTTGCTTCAAGCCGATCCGCCGGCCCAAATCAGCCCGGCGCGAATCGCAACAACGCTTTCAGCCCGCTTTCCCCAACCTCGCACTGGCTCAACGCCAGCCGACCAACCTGATCCGACGCCCCACGCATGGCCGTATTCACCGCTGTCACCGAAGCCCAACTCGCAGACTGGATGCGCCACTACGATCTCGGCGATGTCGTCGAGTTTCGCGGCATTACATCCGGTATCGAGAACAGCAATTTCTTTCTGACGACCACCCGCGGCGAGTACGTCCTCACCATCTTCGAAAAGCTCACGACGCAGCAACTGCCGTTCTATCTCGATCTGATGCGCCATCTGGCGTCGCACCGCGTGCCCGTGCCGGACCCGATGCCGCGCGACGACGGCGCGCTGTTTGGCATGCTCAACGGCAAGCCCGCAACCATCGTCACGAAGCTCGACGGCGCGCCGGAACTCACGCCCGGCGTCGCACACTGCGTCGAAGTGGGGCAGATGCTCGCGCGTCTGCACCTGGCGGGCCGCGACTTCGCGCATCATCAGCCGAATCTGCGCAGCCTGCCGTGGTGGCAGGAGACCGTGCCTGGCGTCGTACCGTTCTTGACGGACGCACAGCGGGCGCTCATCACGGAAGAACTCGCGCATCAACAGACCTTCTTCGCGTCGGCGGACTATGCGTCGCTGCCCGAAGGCCCGTGCCATTGCGATCTGTTCCGCGACAATGTGCTGTTCGCGCATGCGGCGCCCGGCACGCATCATGACGTGGAGCTCGGCGGCTTCTTCGACTTTTATTTCGCCGGCTGCGACAAGTGGCTCTTCGACGTCGCCGTGACCGTCAACGACTGGTGCGTCGACCTCGCGACCGGCAAGCTCGACGACGCACGCGTCGACGCGCTGCTGCGCTCGTATCAGACCGTGCGCCCGTTCACTCCGGCCGAAAACCGGCACTGGGGCGACATGTTGCGCGCGGGCGCGTACCGTTTCTGGGTCTCGCGCCTGTATGATTTCCATATGCCGCGCGCCGCCGAACTGCTCAAGCCGCACGATCCGGGTCATTTCGAGCGCATCCTGCGCGAGCGCCTCGCGGGCGCCGCACTCTAGACCCTGGGCATCCATACCTCATGCAACTCATCGAAGTTCCGGCGAAAACCGGCTATGTGTGGTTCCGGCAAGGCATCTGGCTGTTTCGCAGGAACCCGCTCGCATTTCTGACGCTGTTCTTCGCGTACCTGCTCGCGATGACGGCGATCTCGCTGATTCCCATCATCGGCGGCGTGCTGCCGCTCATGCTGATTCCAGGCGTCGCCGTCGGCTTCATGGCGGCGTGTCGCGACACCATCGCGGGCAAGCCTGTGCTGCCCACTATTCTTGTCGACGGGTTCCGCTCGTATGGCGGCCAGGTGTCGAAGCGCCTGCTGCTGCTCGGCGTGCTGTACATCATCGCGATGGCGATCGTGCTGATGGGTTCCGCGCTCGCGGACGGCGGCATGTTGCTGCATCTGATGATCAGCGGCGAATCAATGCAGCCGGAAGCCGTCGCCAATAGCGACATACCGCTCGCCGTGCTGACGGCGCTTGCGTTCTACGTGCCCGTCGCGATGCTGTTCTGGTTCGCGCCCGTGCTCGCCGCGTGGCACGATGTGCCGACCATCAAGGCGATGTTCTTCAGCATCGTCAGTTGCTGGCGCAATCGCGGCGCGTTCATCGTGTATGGCGCGCTGTGGTTCGCGGTCGCGACCACCGTGTCGTTCGGACTGTCCGCGCTGCTGCAGGCGCTAGGCGCGGGCGAACTCGCGCTGGTGATCCTGATGCCCGCGTCGATCATCGTCACAACGATGCTCTACTGCTCGTTCTACGCGACGTATCGCGGCTGCTTCGGCGTGCAATCGCCCGGCCAGCCGTTGCCGCCCGCCCCCTCCTCTTCGTCGTCTTCCTGAACGACTCCCCGTTACGGGTCCGCTTTCCGGGTCCGCGCTGCGCATGCGGCGTGGATTTTCCGCGCCCGCGTGTGAAGCAGCGGCGCCTCGCGCCGCGTTTTTGCGGCACAATGCTTTGCACGCAATCCATTTGCACGCTTCGCTTCAGGGGACGTCCATGACCCAGCGCACCGCCTTTCCCGTTACGCTCGACGAGCAACTCTGCTTCGCGCTCTATTCGACCTCCCTCGCGATGACGAAAGCCTACAAGCCGATTCTCGACCGGCTCGGCCTCACGTATCCGCAGTATCTGACCATGCTGATCCTCTGGGAAAGCGACGACGTTACCGTGAAAGACATCGCCGCGCGCCTGAACCTCGATTCGGCGACAGTCACGCCGCTGCTGAAGCGGCTCGAATCGCAAGGGTTTATCGAGCGCGTGCGCGGCACTGAAGATGAACGGCTCGTCTTCATCCGGCTGACCAGGTCTGGCGTCGCGCTCAAGCGCAGCGCTCGCGAAGTGCCGGGAGAAATCTTCTGCGCGACCCAGCAAACGCCCGAATTCCTGATGCGACTGCGCAGTGATCTGCAGCAGTTGCGCGGCACGCTGAACGACTATCTCGAACGCTACTGACTCGCGTGCGCGCGTGCCTATCGCATCGATAGGCAATTTAGTTTGCACACTAATGATTTGCGCGATATATTTTGTCCATGCCAGTTCGATAGCGATGACGCGAAACACTGGCAAGCACTGAACCAATCATTGGACCCGATCAAGGAGCGTCAACATGAACGTACTGTACAAGGCAACGGCAACGAGCAATGGCGGTCGCGATGGCCGCGCAGTTTCGTCGGATAACGCGCTCGACGTGAAGCTGGCGGCACCGCGCGAACTCGGCGGCAACGGCGCGCAAGGCACGAACCCGGAACAACTGTTCGCTGCCGGCTACTCGGCGTGTTTCCTGAGCGCGATGAAATTCGTCGCCGGCCAGCGCAAGCAGGCCGTGCCGGCTGAAACGACTGTGACGGCCGACGTCGGCGTCGGTCCGAACGACAAGGGCGGTTTCGCGCTGGATATCGAACTGCGCGTCTCGCTGCCGGGCCTCGACGCAGCGGCGGCGCAAGAGTTGGTGAACGCGGCGCATCAGGTTTGCCCGTATTCGAACGCGACGCGCGGTAATGTCGATGTGCGCGTGAACGTGGTTTGAGTCGATCTGGATTGATCGTCGCTTCGCAAGCAGCGCCCGCCTTTCGTGCGAAAGGCGGGCGCTGCTTCATTTTTGCGTCGATTTTCGATCCCACGGACATTGGGTTTGCAGCGGGCGGACACTATCATCGGCGGTGGCTTTTTCGGCCCGACGTCCGCATCCGCCGACGCGCAACAACTCAATCGATCATGACCCGCGCCTATCAGCTCGACGCACACTTTCAGAACGGACTCGTATGGTTTCGCCGCGACTTGCGCACGGGGGACAACGCGGCGCTGTATTACGCGCTCAAGCATTGCGAGCGGGTCTGGTGTGTGTTCGTATTCGATACGACCATTCTTCAGCCATTGATCGATTGGGCGCATCAACACGATGACCACAAGGGCAAGGTGCAGGACCGGCGGATCGAATTCATTCTTGCTTCACTGGAAGAGCTGGAGAAGTCGCTGAAGCAAGGCGGCGGCGGACTGATCGTGGTGCATGGCGATCCGCATCAAGAGATTCCCAGGCTCGCCGCGCAACTCGAAACCGAAGCCGTTTTCACCAATCACGACTACGAGCCCGTCGCGATCGAGCGCGATGAAAACGTCGCAGAAAAGCTGCGCGATGACGGACGTCAGTTGCTGACGTTCAAGGACCAGGTGATTTTCGAGCGCGACGAACTGCTCAACGGACAAGGCAAGCCCTTCGCAGTGTTCACGCCGTACAAGAACGCGTGGCTCAAGAAGTTGACGCCGTTCGATCTGAAGCCCTATCCCGTCGAACGGTACGCACAGAGTCTCGCGCGGCCGCCGCGCAAGCTCGATCACGCATGGCCGACGCTCGCCCAAATGGGCTTCGCGCCCGGCAAGCTGGCGGAAACGGAGCTGCTGTCGGGCATGAGCGGCGCGCAAACGCTGCTTGAAGATTTTCGGACCCGCATCGACAGCTACGCCGACCGGCGCGACTTTCCCGCCGCGCGCGGGACGAGCCATCTGTCGGTGCACCTGCGCTTCGGTACGGTTTCGATCCGCACGCTCGCGCGGCTCGCGCACGGGATGTCGCTGCAACCCGACGGCCAGGGCGCTGCCACATGGCTATCGGAACTGATCTGGCGGGACTTCTACTTCATGATCCTCGCGCATCATCCGCATATCGCGAAGCGCGCGTCGTTCAAGCCGGAATTCGACACGCTGCGCTGGGAAACGGGCAGGCACGCCGACACGCTATTCGCGGCCTGGTGCGAAGGGCGCACAGGCTATCCGCTCGTCGACGCCGCGATGCTGCAACTGAACCAGACGGGCTTCATGCACAACCGGCTACGGATGGTGACGGCGAGTTTTCTGGCAAAGGATCTGGGTATCGACTGGCGACGTGGCGAGCGCTACTTCGAGGAGAAGCTCAACGACTTCGACTTCTCCGCGAACAATGGCGGCTGGCAATGGGCGGCGTCGACGGGCTGCGACGCGCAGCCGTGGTTCCGGATTTTCAACCCGGTGACGCAATCGGAGAAGTTCGATCCGCAAGGGCTCTTTATCAAGCGCTTCTTGCCTGAACTGGAGAACGTGCCCGCGAGGTGGATTCACGCGCCCTGGCAGGCGAATCCCGACGATCTGAAGGACTGGGGCGTGGTGCTGGGGAAAGACTATCCGCAGCCTGTCGTCGATCATGCAAAAGCGCGCGAGCAAACACTGGCGCGCTATGGCGTGCTGCGCTCGCGTTGAGCGCTTTTCATGGCACGGCCGGCTCGCATGCCGGCCCGTGCTTGCCGCTGCTTAGTGCTGGCTCATCCACGACGGATGACGCAGTTGCGCTTCGCGGTCGATCTTGCGCATGCGGAACTCGAGGTCGTACAGATCCGTGGCTTCGGCCAGATACGCGTCGTTTTGCTCTTTGACACGCACGTCGTAGGACTTGGTCAGGAACAGGAAAAGGCGGCTGATCAGATACATGGTGAACCTCGAATTTGGCGTTAGGTGGCTGACACCTAGGGATAACCCCTATTATAGGGAAAACCCTAGGATTGCACCAGCACCAAAATTCGAAGTGTGGCAATTTGTCAACTCGCGCGCTGCCGGGGGCTGTCGGCGGTACTTCTGGCGGACCGCGTCGACTCGGTACGACGCTGATGCCGGAAAAAGTCCCACAACAGACTGGACGCATCCGGACCTTTCGATGAATGGAACGGCACGGCATCGTCACCGCCGCTCCACGCGTGGCCGAGGCCCTGCACGCGGCACAGGCGCACGACGCGCCGCCCGCCACGCGTGTAATCGCGCGTCGTGACGGTCGCCTTGCGGTCCTCCTTGATGTCGCCGACCTTGCGCACGCCCCGCGCATCGACGATGCCGTTCAGCCGCAAAAACTGCTCGGTCAGTTGCTCGGCGTTGACAGGCGCGACGACGCGGTCGGCTTCACCCTGCAGGATGATCGCGGGCATGCCCGGATACGTCGTCACGTCCGCGACGGCGTCGACGAGCGCAACGGGGTCCTGCCGCGTGCCGCGCCGCATCACGTCCATCGCGGCGATGCCGGAATGCGCATCGCCGAATGCGGGCCCCGAATGCAGCCCAACGGCGGCGAAATGCTCGGGAAAGTGCAGCGCCAGCAACGACGTCAGCCCCGCGCCCGCCGATATTCCGGCGACATACACGCGCTCGCGGTCGAGCCCATGCGCTTCCACCAGCGCCTCCACGAGCGACACCACGGCACGCGCCTCCGCCCGGCCCGCGCGGTCGGTATCGTCGTACCAATGCCAGCAGCGATGCGCATGGGCATGCTTCGACTGCTCCGGGTACACGACGGCGAAGCCGTAGCGGTCGGCGAGCAGGTTCATGCGCGTGCCTTCGGCGAATTCGTCGATGGACTGCGTGCAGCCGTGCAGCATCACGAGGAGCGGCGCGTGCTTGAGAGGCTTGCCGGCGGGCAGATACAGCCCGTACTGCAAATGGTTGACCAGGCTGCCGGGCGCGGCGGGCGCGGAGTGGAACGAGCGCGTCCACGAACCGCTCGCCCAGGCAGCGGCGCGTGGCCGTACGCGGGATTCGCGCGCGCCGCGCTGCGGCACGTCGCGCGTGGCGGTCTGCCGGACTTTCGACGACGGTTTCGCGACGCCAGGCGTGGCCGGTCGCGTGGCGGTCCGGGTTGACGACCGTTTTGGCTTGCGCTTGGTAGTCGCGCGTGCGTGCTCCGTCTGGATCGCAAACAGACGTTTCAGGCCGCCTAGCCAGATTTTGGTCAAGCTTTTCGGCATAGGATTTTCTCGCTAATAGGGACTCATGCTCCCTGCCTTGCGGCAGACTTGTGCAATGCACAATAACATCAATCTCCATGCGATGCTGACACTGGCCGAGGCCGATTTGGGAAAATGCGCGTCGCGCCGACCTTCGACCAAGACAATT from Paraburkholderia caribensis includes:
- a CDS encoding homoserine kinase yields the protein MAVFTAVTEAQLADWMRHYDLGDVVEFRGITSGIENSNFFLTTTRGEYVLTIFEKLTTQQLPFYLDLMRHLASHRVPVPDPMPRDDGALFGMLNGKPATIVTKLDGAPELTPGVAHCVEVGQMLARLHLAGRDFAHHQPNLRSLPWWQETVPGVVPFLTDAQRALITEELAHQQTFFASADYASLPEGPCHCDLFRDNVLFAHAAPGTHHDVELGGFFDFYFAGCDKWLFDVAVTVNDWCVDLATGKLDDARVDALLRSYQTVRPFTPAENRHWGDMLRAGAYRFWVSRLYDFHMPRAAELLKPHDPGHFERILRERLAGAAL
- a CDS encoding BPSS1780 family membrane protein, with amino-acid sequence MQLIEVPAKTGYVWFRQGIWLFRRNPLAFLTLFFAYLLAMTAISLIPIIGGVLPLMLIPGVAVGFMAACRDTIAGKPVLPTILVDGFRSYGGQVSKRLLLLGVLYIIAMAIVLMGSALADGGMLLHLMISGESMQPEAVANSDIPLAVLTALAFYVPVAMLFWFAPVLAAWHDVPTIKAMFFSIVSCWRNRGAFIVYGALWFAVATTVSFGLSALLQALGAGELALVILMPASIIVTTMLYCSFYATYRGCFGVQSPGQPLPPAPSSSSSS
- a CDS encoding MarR family winged helix-turn-helix transcriptional regulator: MTQRTAFPVTLDEQLCFALYSTSLAMTKAYKPILDRLGLTYPQYLTMLILWESDDVTVKDIAARLNLDSATVTPLLKRLESQGFIERVRGTEDERLVFIRLTRSGVALKRSAREVPGEIFCATQQTPEFLMRLRSDLQQLRGTLNDYLERY
- a CDS encoding organic hydroperoxide resistance protein, whose translation is MNVLYKATATSNGGRDGRAVSSDNALDVKLAAPRELGGNGAQGTNPEQLFAAGYSACFLSAMKFVAGQRKQAVPAETTVTADVGVGPNDKGGFALDIELRVSLPGLDAAAAQELVNAAHQVCPYSNATRGNVDVRVNVV
- a CDS encoding cryptochrome/photolyase family protein; this translates as MTRAYQLDAHFQNGLVWFRRDLRTGDNAALYYALKHCERVWCVFVFDTTILQPLIDWAHQHDDHKGKVQDRRIEFILASLEELEKSLKQGGGGLIVVHGDPHQEIPRLAAQLETEAVFTNHDYEPVAIERDENVAEKLRDDGRQLLTFKDQVIFERDELLNGQGKPFAVFTPYKNAWLKKLTPFDLKPYPVERYAQSLARPPRKLDHAWPTLAQMGFAPGKLAETELLSGMSGAQTLLEDFRTRIDSYADRRDFPAARGTSHLSVHLRFGTVSIRTLARLAHGMSLQPDGQGAATWLSELIWRDFYFMILAHHPHIAKRASFKPEFDTLRWETGRHADTLFAAWCEGRTGYPLVDAAMLQLNQTGFMHNRLRMVTASFLAKDLGIDWRRGERYFEEKLNDFDFSANNGGWQWAASTGCDAQPWFRIFNPVTQSEKFDPQGLFIKRFLPELENVPARWIHAPWQANPDDLKDWGVVLGKDYPQPVVDHAKAREQTLARYGVLRSR
- a CDS encoding DUF3563 family protein — encoded protein: MYLISRLFLFLTKSYDVRVKEQNDAYLAEATDLYDLEFRMRKIDREAQLRHPSWMSQH
- a CDS encoding extracellular catalytic domain type 1 short-chain-length polyhydroxyalkanoate depolymerase, which codes for MPKSLTKIWLGGLKRLFAIQTEHARATTKRKPKRSSTRTATRPATPGVAKPSSKVRQTATRDVPQRGARESRVRPRAAAWASGSWTRSFHSAPAAPGSLVNHLQYGLYLPAGKPLKHAPLLVMLHGCTQSIDEFAEGTRMNLLADRYGFAVVYPEQSKHAHAHRCWHWYDDTDRAGRAEARAVVSLVEALVEAHGLDRERVYVAGISAGAGLTSLLALHFPEHFAAVGLHSGPAFGDAHSGIAAMDVMRRGTRQDPVALVDAVADVTTYPGMPAIILQGEADRVVAPVNAEQLTEQFLRLNGIVDARGVRKVGDIKEDRKATVTTRDYTRGGRRVVRLCRVQGLGHAWSGGDDAVPFHSSKGPDASSLLWDFFRHQRRTESTRSARSTADSPRQRAS